One window of Rhizobium leguminosarum genomic DNA carries:
- a CDS encoding TIGR03808 family TAT-translocated repetitive protein, giving the protein MPSRRDMLLFLAASAVAGGASRTLASPQTATAEPNLRGTIDAAEYRAIPESSDRKNHNLEQMIKQAARENVPVFLPPGTYRISNLALPDNTRISGVPGASRIVYTGEGQLFSAENVRRIELSNLVIDGGNRSLGDYAGGLLQFTGVDEVLIDNCDIGGSRKHGLQLERCGGRIERSRISGVAQSGLYAVDSANLSVTGNTISDCGNGGILVHRWKKAEDGTVVSGNRISNIRANDGGNGENGNGINIFRADGVMVVNNHISDCAFTAIRANSASDIQISSNQCRRSGETAIYVEFAFEGAVVSANMIDGAANGISIANFDEGGRLASVTGNVVRNLTLKGPYQHEVGFGIGIAAEADTLISGNVIEGAPRWGMQIGWGPYLRNVVVSDNVVRKAPVGCAVSVADGAGTAVITDNIFQETTEGAVLGFQWEKKVSAEMAGGSPYKQLTIERNRSS; this is encoded by the coding sequence ATGCCTTCACGCCGCGACATGCTGCTCTTTCTCGCCGCCTCGGCGGTTGCGGGCGGGGCATCGCGTACGCTGGCCTCGCCGCAGACGGCGACAGCCGAGCCTAATTTGCGCGGGACGATCGACGCAGCGGAATATCGCGCCATTCCCGAAAGCAGCGACCGCAAAAACCACAACCTTGAGCAGATGATCAAACAGGCGGCGCGCGAAAACGTGCCGGTTTTCCTGCCGCCCGGCACCTACCGGATCTCCAATCTGGCCCTGCCCGACAATACACGCATATCGGGCGTGCCCGGCGCCTCGCGGATCGTCTATACCGGCGAAGGCCAGCTGTTTTCGGCCGAGAACGTGCGCCGCATCGAGCTTTCCAATCTCGTCATCGACGGCGGCAATCGCTCGCTCGGCGACTATGCCGGCGGTCTGTTGCAATTTACCGGCGTCGACGAGGTGCTGATCGACAATTGCGACATCGGCGGCAGCCGCAAACATGGGCTGCAGCTGGAGCGCTGCGGCGGGCGAATCGAGCGCAGCCGTATTTCCGGCGTCGCGCAATCCGGGCTTTATGCGGTCGATTCCGCCAATCTTTCGGTCACCGGCAATACGATTTCCGATTGCGGCAATGGCGGCATTCTGGTGCATCGCTGGAAGAAGGCGGAGGACGGCACAGTCGTTTCCGGCAACCGCATCTCCAACATCCGCGCCAATGACGGCGGCAACGGCGAAAACGGCAACGGCATCAATATCTTCCGTGCCGACGGGGTGATGGTGGTGAACAACCACATTTCCGACTGCGCCTTTACGGCGATCCGCGCCAATTCGGCCTCGGACATTCAGATCAGCAGCAATCAATGTCGGCGATCCGGCGAGACGGCGATCTATGTCGAATTCGCTTTCGAAGGCGCCGTCGTTTCCGCCAACATGATCGACGGGGCGGCAAACGGCATCTCGATCGCCAATTTCGACGAAGGCGGCAGGCTGGCGAGCGTCACCGGCAATGTCGTGCGCAACCTGACGCTGAAAGGGCCCTACCAGCACGAGGTCGGTTTCGGCATCGGCATCGCGGCGGAGGCCGATACGCTGATCTCAGGCAATGTGATCGAAGGCGCGCCGCGATGGGGAATGCAGATCGGCTGGGGTCCCTATCTGCGCAACGTCGTCGTCAGCGACAATGTGGTGCGCAAGGCGCCGGTGGGATGCGCCGTCTCGGTCGCCGATGGCGCCGGCACCGCCGTCATCACCGACAACATCTTCCAGGAGACCACCGAAGGCGCGGTTTTAGGTTTTCAGTGGGAGAAGAAAGTGTCGGCCGAGATGGCCGGCGGCTCGCCCTACAAGCAGCTGACCATCGAGCGAAACCGCAGCTCCTGA
- a CDS encoding YbhB/YbcL family Raf kinase inhibitor-like protein, translated as MTLTLISKAFAQDQPIPRKYARAGENLFPPLAWSGAPDETRSFALVVEDPDAPHGTFRHCGIANIPAQWTALAESVDTAPAPRFYKNDFGNARYDGPQPPSGDRPHHYIFRLAALDVPKLSIPDAAGISVMWAEARKHALAEASVTGTYQTQ; from the coding sequence ATGACTTTGACATTGATCAGCAAGGCTTTTGCGCAAGATCAGCCGATCCCGCGGAAATATGCTCGAGCGGGCGAGAATCTTTTTCCGCCACTCGCCTGGAGCGGCGCTCCCGACGAGACCAGGAGCTTTGCTTTGGTGGTCGAGGATCCAGACGCTCCGCACGGCACGTTTCGCCACTGCGGTATTGCCAACATCCCGGCGCAGTGGACCGCACTCGCCGAAAGCGTCGATACGGCGCCGGCGCCGCGCTTCTACAAGAACGATTTCGGCAATGCCCGTTATGACGGCCCGCAGCCGCCCTCAGGCGACCGCCCGCATCACTACATCTTCCGTCTCGCCGCCCTCGACGTGCCGAAGCTTTCGATTCCGGATGCCGCCGGTATAAGCGTCATGTGGGCCGAGGCTAGGAAACACGCATTGGCGGAAGCGAGCGTTACGGGCACTTACCAGACGCAGTAA
- a CDS encoding glutathione S-transferase family protein: MLTIYGVYRSRASRVYWMAEELGLEFRSVPVLQARRLADPLASEAPLNTHSSDFAAVNPMSQIPSIRDGDLVMHESLAINLYLARKHGGPLSGQTVEEDGLLTMWSIWAASQVEPETVKIVLTYDNGLENSDEGKQVIATACRALRRPLAALESQLAGRRWIVGDRFTVADLNIAEVLRYAQSEEAVFNAHPNIKAWIERCQSRPAYEAMQAARSQEPVEV; the protein is encoded by the coding sequence ATGCTGACAATCTACGGAGTTTATCGATCGCGCGCCTCGCGCGTCTACTGGATGGCGGAGGAACTCGGGCTGGAATTCCGCTCGGTGCCGGTGCTGCAGGCCAGGCGGCTCGCAGACCCGCTGGCATCAGAGGCGCCGCTCAACACGCACTCATCTGATTTCGCTGCTGTCAATCCGATGTCGCAGATCCCCAGCATCAGGGATGGCGACCTCGTCATGCACGAGTCGCTGGCGATCAATCTCTACCTCGCCCGAAAACATGGCGGACCGCTTTCCGGACAAACCGTCGAAGAAGACGGATTGTTGACGATGTGGTCGATCTGGGCGGCCTCGCAGGTCGAACCGGAGACGGTGAAAATCGTGCTGACCTATGATAACGGCCTGGAAAACAGCGACGAAGGCAAGCAGGTGATCGCCACCGCCTGCCGCGCGCTGCGCCGCCCGCTTGCGGCGCTCGAAAGCCAACTCGCCGGCCGGCGGTGGATCGTCGGCGACCGCTTCACTGTCGCCGATCTCAACATCGCCGAGGTGCTGCGCTATGCCCAGAGCGAGGAAGCGGTCTTCAACGCGCATCCCAACATCAAGGCGTGGATCGAGCGCTGCCAGTCTCGCCCGGCCTATGAGGCGATGCAGGCGGCCCGCAGCCAGGAGCCGGTCGAGGTCTGA
- a CDS encoding LysR substrate-binding domain-containing protein, protein MKNLNTVHLNGLRALEVVGRLGSLQAAADELGVSVGAVSQQVIKAEAQLGQMIFERTARGMVATESGRPVLLALDEGFARLSAAVSIASRKDDTILTISVAPVFAARWLVYRLDRFAERHPDIKLRLDATTNLVNPALCDVDIGIRVGTGKWPDVKAELLLEQEVFPVCSPEMAARLKEPADILALPAVVDGRAMFTWEVWMRQAGLSGATPATRHVFNDASLCLDAAIAGQGVMLAWQTLAAFALAEGQLAAPFGIRARTGFGHYFVTAEGTREPKKVRDFKAWIREEMTGTLALFR, encoded by the coding sequence ATGAAGAACCTGAACACGGTCCATCTCAACGGCCTCAGGGCGCTCGAGGTCGTCGGTCGTCTCGGCTCGCTGCAGGCCGCCGCCGACGAGCTCGGCGTCTCGGTCGGGGCCGTCAGCCAGCAGGTGATCAAGGCCGAGGCCCAGCTCGGCCAGATGATCTTCGAGCGCACCGCTCGGGGAATGGTCGCCACCGAATCCGGTCGGCCGGTGCTGCTGGCGCTCGACGAGGGTTTTGCCCGTCTTTCGGCGGCGGTGTCGATCGCAAGCCGCAAGGACGATACGATCCTGACCATCTCGGTGGCGCCGGTTTTTGCCGCCCGATGGCTCGTCTACCGGCTCGATCGTTTTGCCGAGCGTCACCCCGATATCAAGCTGCGGCTGGATGCAACGACCAATCTCGTCAACCCGGCGCTTTGCGATGTCGATATCGGCATCCGCGTCGGCACCGGCAAATGGCCTGATGTGAAGGCCGAACTGCTGCTGGAGCAGGAGGTCTTTCCGGTCTGTTCGCCTGAGATGGCGGCGAGATTGAAAGAGCCTGCCGATATCCTGGCGCTGCCTGCCGTCGTCGACGGCCGCGCCATGTTCACCTGGGAGGTCTGGATGCGCCAGGCGGGGCTGTCAGGCGCGACACCCGCAACGCGCCACGTCTTCAACGATGCCTCGCTGTGCCTGGATGCGGCGATCGCCGGGCAGGGCGTCATGCTTGCCTGGCAGACCCTTGCCGCCTTTGCGCTCGCCGAAGGCCAGCTCGCTGCCCCCTTCGGCATTCGCGCCCGCACCGGCTTCGGTCATTACTTCGTCACCGCCGAAGGCACGCGCGAGCCGAAGAAGGTGAGGGATTTCAAAGCCTGGATCCGCGAGGAAATGACCGGCACCCTGGCGCTGTTCCGGTAA